A part of Rhodopirellula bahusiensis genomic DNA contains:
- a CDS encoding M20/M25/M40 family metallo-hydrolase, translated as MSQSEAMNAGTNDASQWAAIDESAALDRYLELTRIPGKSGDEAAISAAIEKMLVDAGVDPEWIQSDDAGTKTRLSGNAGNLIVTLPGDESLPRTLLSAHMDTVPICVGSNPEIRDDEELGRIVVADGPTGLGADDRSGCAVILSAIVERLARQAKNPDLKLAPAAITFLIQEEVGLEGARHLGVSKVGRVDRAFNFDGGSLDIIRHGAIGGERIQMTVHGHAAHAGVAPEKGVSAIVIASEAISSLHRNGWLGLVEKDGRRGTANVGVFQGGDATNVITPEVQLRAEARSHDAKFRTEIVSQMKAAFENAVQAVKDVQGRTGGLEFSSRVDYEAFRLPEDHPSVLAATELISQLGREPQCEVANGGLDANWLMLHGIEAVTLGCGQASIHTVDEFLMVDEYLAACRLATELIASV; from the coding sequence ATGAGCCAATCCGAAGCCATGAATGCAGGCACAAACGACGCTTCGCAGTGGGCTGCGATTGATGAGTCGGCGGCGCTGGATCGCTATCTTGAACTGACGCGAATTCCTGGCAAAAGCGGTGATGAAGCCGCGATTTCGGCCGCCATTGAAAAGATGCTGGTCGATGCGGGAGTGGATCCGGAATGGATTCAATCCGATGATGCGGGAACGAAGACGCGATTGAGCGGCAACGCGGGCAATTTAATTGTCACCTTGCCTGGTGACGAATCGCTGCCGCGGACACTGCTGTCCGCGCACATGGACACCGTTCCGATCTGCGTCGGATCCAACCCGGAAATTCGCGACGACGAAGAATTGGGGCGGATTGTTGTGGCCGATGGGCCGACCGGTTTGGGAGCCGATGACCGCAGCGGTTGTGCGGTGATTCTCAGTGCGATCGTCGAGCGACTGGCTCGTCAGGCGAAGAATCCTGATCTGAAGTTGGCTCCAGCCGCGATCACATTTTTAATTCAAGAAGAGGTCGGATTGGAAGGAGCTCGCCATTTGGGCGTGTCCAAAGTCGGCCGAGTGGATCGAGCGTTCAATTTCGACGGTGGTTCGCTGGACATAATTCGCCACGGAGCGATCGGCGGCGAGCGGATTCAAATGACCGTTCACGGGCACGCAGCCCACGCCGGCGTTGCACCCGAAAAAGGCGTCAGTGCAATCGTGATCGCATCCGAAGCGATCAGCAGCCTGCATCGCAATGGTTGGCTGGGCTTGGTCGAGAAAGATGGGCGTCGCGGGACCGCGAATGTGGGTGTTTTTCAAGGCGGCGATGCGACCAACGTGATCACGCCGGAGGTTCAGCTTCGAGCCGAGGCTCGCAGTCACGACGCCAAATTCCGAACCGAGATCGTTTCGCAGATGAAAGCTGCGTTTGAAAATGCGGTCCAAGCGGTGAAGGATGTCCAAGGTCGGACGGGCGGTTTGGAGTTCAGCAGTCGCGTCGATTACGAGGCGTTTCGGTTGCCGGAAGACCATCCATCAGTGCTTGCGGCGACGGAGTTGATCTCTCAACTAGGGCGAGAACCGCAGTGCGAAGTCGCCAATGGTGGGTTGGATGCCAACTGGTTGATGCTTCATGGCATCGAGGCGGTCACGCTGGGGTGTGGTCAGGCGTCCATCCACACGGTCGATGAGTTTCTGATGGTCGACGAATACTTGGCTGCTTGCCGCTTGGCCACGGAATTGATCGCTTCCGTGTGA
- the trhO gene encoding oxygen-dependent tRNA uridine(34) hydroxylase TrhO: protein MTESHASSVPAELPAEAGAADLPVAVAALYCFTPLPQFESLREPLRQRMSSDGIRGSLLLAGEGINGTISGPRELMEPFIEWLRSMELDDQATPFRGMDVKWSFCEQVPFRKTKVRLKREIVTMGVSSIDPLRSVGTYIEPQDWNALVDDPDVTLIDTRNDYEIEIGTFEGAVNPHTESFREFPQFVEENLDPKKHPKVAMFCTGGIRCEKSTAYLKERGFEEVYHLRGGILNYLEKMPEEESRWQGECFVFDNRVAVDHQLQAGEYELCHGCGWPLTPEMKQHSDYERGVACSRCAADVTDDQRKRRRMRQQQFDQGV, encoded by the coding sequence ATGACCGAATCACACGCTTCTTCCGTTCCCGCTGAATTGCCCGCTGAGGCCGGTGCCGCTGATTTGCCGGTGGCGGTCGCGGCACTTTACTGCTTCACCCCGTTGCCGCAGTTCGAATCGCTGCGTGAACCACTGCGTCAGCGAATGTCCAGTGATGGCATTCGCGGCTCATTGTTGCTGGCCGGCGAAGGAATCAACGGAACGATTTCGGGGCCTCGGGAGTTGATGGAGCCATTCATTGAGTGGCTGCGGTCGATGGAGCTGGACGACCAAGCAACCCCTTTTCGCGGGATGGATGTCAAATGGTCGTTCTGTGAGCAGGTTCCATTTCGCAAAACGAAGGTCCGTCTGAAGCGAGAGATCGTGACAATGGGAGTGTCGAGCATCGATCCGCTGCGATCGGTCGGCACCTACATCGAGCCTCAGGATTGGAACGCGTTGGTCGATGATCCCGATGTCACGCTGATCGATACGCGAAACGATTACGAAATCGAGATTGGGACATTTGAGGGAGCTGTCAACCCTCACACGGAATCCTTTCGCGAGTTTCCGCAGTTCGTGGAAGAGAACCTGGATCCGAAGAAGCACCCCAAAGTCGCGATGTTTTGTACCGGGGGGATCCGGTGCGAAAAGTCGACCGCATATTTGAAGGAACGCGGATTTGAGGAGGTGTACCACCTGCGGGGCGGGATTCTGAACTATTTGGAGAAGATGCCCGAAGAGGAATCTCGTTGGCAGGGCGAATGTTTTGTGTTCGACAATCGCGTCGCGGTCGATCACCAATTGCAGGCCGGGGAGTACGAGTTGTGCCACGGATGTGGTTGGCCTTTGACCCCGGAAATGAAGCAGCATTCTGATTACGAACGTGGCGTCGCTTGTTCGCGTTGTGCCGCGGACGTGACCGACGATCAGCGAAAACGTCGCCGGATGCGTCAACAGCAGTTCGACCAGGGCGTATAA
- a CDS encoding c-type cytochrome domain-containing protein codes for MLVTMIQVVSKGISIVSKWNVRRPALRVFAAVTLLAGTALLSFSGGIAPAVGQETNSRAVAKPLDARSRTIVQSVDMQVKRAGAAYAGGDYETSGDALRKAIKQIEVAGNAESSDLHDALLPMMRRIVNARAMLELEGVTLPPFRIPERPKATTEPMAESSSDPSDQPSTDGVSFVSEVAPILVDKCGSCHIRGSKGGFAMPTFAKLMEGPPEGVVVFPGDVIASRLIETIETGDMPRGGGKVSKEQLDTLKQWVTQGAKFDGPDPTAMLTSLKSGEATPDTPATPEPDQPTMVGKPTGNETVSFSKDVAPLLVENCTGCHLDAMQTRGGLRMDTLAQMLRGGDSGSVMKPGDGEASLLVQKLRGSAGDRMPAGGRPPLSDSDIQLISTWISEGAKVDESLVQTPMKVVTAQAWLSAAASTEVSQRRAKIAEENFRLAGADVNRMQNHQSDHFAVWGEVSPATLETVAESAEAALVQARKFLPTAGGTPEDFFHGKASICVLPKRYDYSEFAKMVEGRSVPTDWQSHWKYDGIRAYVAVVASERATEEEIAERVVAPVASLAVVSRGDGVPRWFAQGLGTAVSGGESKRDRNENMRRQAELVTAVGSLKSGKDFLNGKLPPERADRMAVAIAESLLSRQNRRGFDAVMRNLQSGQPFPQAFQAGMNLTPIAYVDAWLQWVK; via the coding sequence ATGTTGGTGACGATGATTCAGGTCGTTTCAAAGGGGATTTCGATCGTTTCAAAGTGGAACGTTCGCCGCCCGGCCCTCCGCGTTTTCGCGGCGGTGACGTTGCTTGCTGGGACGGCACTGTTGTCCTTTTCCGGTGGAATCGCTCCGGCTGTTGGGCAAGAAACCAATTCGCGAGCGGTCGCCAAACCGTTGGATGCGAGATCGCGAACGATTGTTCAGTCGGTCGATATGCAGGTGAAGCGAGCCGGTGCCGCGTATGCCGGTGGCGACTACGAGACGTCCGGTGATGCTCTTCGTAAAGCGATCAAGCAGATCGAAGTGGCCGGCAATGCCGAGTCATCCGACCTGCACGATGCATTGCTGCCGATGATGCGCCGAATCGTCAACGCTCGCGCGATGTTGGAACTGGAAGGAGTCACGCTGCCGCCATTCCGAATTCCGGAACGACCCAAGGCGACGACCGAGCCAATGGCCGAATCATCGTCGGATCCGTCGGATCAGCCCAGTACCGATGGCGTCAGTTTTGTCTCGGAGGTCGCACCGATTTTGGTCGACAAATGTGGCAGCTGTCACATTCGCGGCAGCAAAGGTGGATTCGCGATGCCGACGTTTGCCAAGTTGATGGAAGGGCCCCCCGAGGGAGTCGTAGTTTTTCCCGGTGATGTGATTGCCAGTCGATTGATTGAAACGATCGAAACCGGCGACATGCCTCGCGGCGGAGGAAAAGTCAGCAAGGAACAATTGGACACGTTGAAGCAGTGGGTCACGCAAGGTGCCAAGTTTGATGGCCCTGATCCCACCGCGATGCTGACCAGCTTGAAAAGCGGCGAGGCAACTCCCGACACGCCAGCGACACCAGAACCCGATCAGCCGACGATGGTCGGCAAGCCAACCGGCAATGAAACCGTTTCGTTCTCGAAGGACGTGGCACCGCTGTTGGTGGAGAACTGTACCGGGTGTCACTTGGACGCGATGCAGACTCGCGGCGGTTTACGAATGGACACGCTCGCTCAAATGCTTCGAGGCGGCGACAGCGGATCCGTGATGAAACCTGGTGATGGCGAAGCAAGCCTGCTCGTTCAGAAACTTCGCGGCAGCGCCGGTGATCGCATGCCGGCCGGTGGTCGTCCGCCGCTTTCGGACAGCGACATCCAGTTGATTTCGACCTGGATCAGCGAAGGTGCCAAGGTGGACGAGTCTTTGGTGCAAACGCCAATGAAGGTCGTCACCGCGCAGGCTTGGTTGTCCGCGGCGGCATCCACTGAGGTCAGCCAGCGACGAGCGAAAATCGCGGAAGAGAACTTCCGTTTGGCAGGTGCTGACGTCAATCGAATGCAGAATCACCAGAGCGACCACTTCGCGGTTTGGGGCGAAGTCTCGCCAGCAACGCTTGAAACAGTCGCTGAGTCAGCGGAAGCGGCACTCGTGCAAGCTCGAAAGTTTTTGCCTACGGCAGGCGGCACTCCGGAGGATTTCTTCCACGGCAAAGCGTCGATCTGCGTTTTGCCCAAACGCTATGACTACAGCGAGTTTGCCAAAATGGTTGAGGGCAGGAGCGTGCCCACCGATTGGCAGTCGCACTGGAAGTACGACGGGATTCGAGCCTACGTCGCGGTGGTTGCATCCGAACGAGCGACGGAGGAAGAGATCGCCGAGCGTGTGGTGGCTCCGGTCGCAAGTCTCGCCGTGGTCAGTCGCGGCGACGGTGTGCCTCGGTGGTTCGCCCAAGGGCTCGGGACTGCGGTTTCGGGTGGCGAATCCAAACGCGATCGAAACGAGAACATGCGTCGGCAGGCGGAATTGGTCACCGCGGTGGGGAGCTTGAAGTCCGGCAAGGACTTCCTCAACGGCAAGTTACCACCCGAACGAGCTGACCGGATGGCGGTTGCAATCGCGGAGTCTTTGCTGTCTCGTCAGAACCGACGTGGCTTTGACGCCGTGATGAGAAACCTGCAGTCGGGCCAGCCGTTCCCGCAAGCGTTTCAGGCCGGCATGAACTTGACGCCAATCGCCTACGTGGATGCTTGGCTGCAATGGGTCAAATGA